From Apium graveolens cultivar Ventura chromosome 9, ASM990537v1, whole genome shotgun sequence, the proteins below share one genomic window:
- the LOC141684175 gene encoding ubiquitin C-terminal hydrolase 22: protein MSQRDVLYVTPKPCRHLVEYKIKNGINGYNVIQSYIKSGFYSGKVIENSRSEIPRCSFCSGSQGRLYICLICFEVSCCLIVESNHALLHTQSQNGHEIAVDVERAELYCFSCCDQVYDPDFDKAVMCKFGLGLRGGGNCGVGGELRFSKRKRLEFGVDLFSKNDKLGWDKDRRSKSCFPLGLRGLNNLGNTCFMNSVLQALLHAPPLRNYFLSDQHNREACRKRSSDRLCLPCDMDVIFSAAFSGDRSPYSPAQFLFSWWQLSENLASYEQQDAHEFLISMLDRIHEKEGKTQYPNKDNVNCHCIAHRVFSGLLRSDVTCTTCGFTSTTYDPCMDISLDLNTPCSNRNLPSKASKPTECTASSTLGGCLDLFTRPEKLGSDQKLFCESCQERRESVKQMSIRKLPLVLCLHIKRFEHSFIRKMSRKIDRHLQFPFSLDMTPYISSSVVRKRFGNRIFAFEGDESDLSTKFEVFAVVTHSGMLESGHYVTYLRLKSHWYKCDDAWITEVDEEVVRSLQTYLVFYVQKALCPKSVEDASCLPLSPRGDNFAPISGCC, encoded by the exons ATGTCCCAAAGGGATGTTTTGTATGTAACTCCTAAGCCTTGTAGGCATCTTGTTGAGTATAAAATCAAGAATGGTATTAATGGTTATAATGTGATTCAAAGTTATATAAAAAGTGGTTTTTATAGTGGAAAAGTGATTGAAAATTCAAGATCAGAGATACCCAGATGTAGTTTTTGTAGTGGTAGTCAAGGTAGATTATATATATGTTTGATCTGTTTTGAGGTTTCTTGTTGTTTGATTGTTGAATCAAATCATGCCCTTTTGCATACTCAATCTCAAAATGGTCATGAGattgcagttgatgtagaaagGGCTGAGCTTTATTGCTTTTCGTGTTGTGATCAGGTTTACGATCCTGATTTCGATAAGGCTGTGATGTGTAAGTTTGGGTTGGGATTGAGGGGAGGTGGGAATTGTGGTGTGGGAGGTGAATTGAGGTTTAGTAAGCGGAAAAGATTGGAATTTGGGGTGGATTTGTTTTCGAAGAATGATAAGTTGGGTTGGGATAAAGATCGGAGGTCGAAATCGTGCTTTCCTTTGGGTTTGAGGGGTTTGAATAATTTGGGGAATACTTGTTTTATGAATTCTGTGTTGCAAGCATTGCTTCATGCTCCTCCTTTGAGGAATTATTTCCTTAGTGATCAGCATAATCGTGAAGCTTGTCGGAAAAGGTCATCTGATAGATTGTGTTTGCCTTGTGATATGGATGTTATATTCTCTGCTGCCTTTTCTGGTGACAGGAGTCCTTATAGTCCTGCACAATTTCTTTTCAG TTGGTGGCAGCTATCAGAAAATCTTGCTAGTTACGAACAGCAGGATGCTCACGAATTCCTTATATCAATGCTGGACAGGATCCATGAGAAAGAAGGGAAGACACAATACCCAAATAAAG ATAATGTAAACTGCCATTGTATTGCTCATAGAGTGTTCTCTGGCCTACTGAGATCAGATGTCACTTGTACAACATGCGGATTCACGTCGACAACGTACGATCCATGCATGGATATTTCACTCGATTTGAACACACCTTGCTCTAATAGAAATTTACCTAGCAAAGCAAGCAAGCCAACCGAGTGTACTGCATCCTCGACTCTTGGGGGCTGCTTGGATCTCTTTACAAGGCCTGAGAAATTGGGCTCGGACCAGAAACTGTTCTGCGAGAGTTGTCAAGAAAGGCGAGAGTCAGTGAAACAGATGTCCATCAGGAAACTCCCGTTGGTATTGTGTTTGCATATAAAACGATTTGAACATTCTTTTATCAGAAAAATGTCTAGAAAAATTGACCGCCATTTGCAGTTCCCTTTTTCTCTAGACATGACCCCGTATATCTCATCTTCAGTTGTGAGAAAAAGGTTTGGAAACAGAATCTTTGCTTTTGAAGGTGATGAGTCCGATCTTTCCACAAAGTTTGAAGTCTTTGCCGTGGTTACACATTCTGGGATGCTAGAGTCTGGTCACTATGTGACTTACTTGCGTCTGAAGTCTCACTGGTACAAATGTGACGATGCTTGGATAACTGAAGTAGATGAAGAGGTGGTAAGATCTTTACAGACATATTTGGTTTTTTACGTCCAGAAAGCGCTCTGCCCCAAATCAGTCGAGGATGCGAGTTGTTTACCTTTGTCTCCTCGCGGTGACAATTTTGCTCCAATTTCCGGTTGTTGCTAA
- the LOC141686500 gene encoding uncharacterized protein LOC141686500, which produces MTSSSKKIPIEEEYANLSINDEDEGGLILEEAGEDVPTTEFDLCLVGSFVTTRKINFVAMQDTLSAIWRPVKGIYMEETVIPNLFLFKFFHELDMQRVLDDGPWTFNNQALMVKRLEMGEQLADIKLKELYMWIQVYDLPVGFNSEFILKSIGNYVGIFLQTDPKNFQGIWKNFLRIKVAVDVYKPLKSQMRIKRAGGE; this is translated from the coding sequence ATGACGAGTTCTTCGAAAAAGATACCTATTGAGGAGGAGTATGCCAATCTCTCGATcaatgatgaagatgaaggagGATTGATTCTAGAGGAAGCAGGTGAAGATGTTCCTACAACGGAGTTTGACCTATGTTTGGTGGGAAGTTTCGTGACAACTAGGAAAATCAATTTTGTGGCAATGCAAGATACATTATCGGCTATCTGGAGACCGGTGAAGGGTATTTACATGGAAGAAACAGTTATTCCTAATCTCTTCTTATTTAAATTTTTTCACGAACTGGATATGCAGAGAGTTCTTGATGATGGTCCATGGACTTTTAATAACCAAGCGCTTATGGTTAAGAGATTGGAAATGGGAGAACAGTTGGCTGATATCAAACTGAAGGAGTTATATATGTGGATCCAAGTCTATGACCTACCAGTTGGTTTTAATTCAGAGTTCATCTTAAAGTCGATAGGCAACTATGTTGGGATATTTCTACAAACAGACCCAAAAAATTTCCAAGGCATCTGGAAGAATTTTTTACGTATCAAAGTTGCGGTTGATGTTTACAAACCATTAAAGAGTCAAATGCGGATCAAAAGAGCTGGGGGAGAATGA
- the LOC141686501 gene encoding uncharacterized protein LOC141686501 gives MERIRSALGFDGLLAVDSVGKSGGLTFLWKVKDQVQLRSMSRNHIDVEISADGDLNNVLGQQDKHGGAPYPNWLVEGFREVLMETGLIDMELTGHQFTWERGRGTSAWIEVRLDRALTTAGWLNIFPLAKLYNLEGASSDHNPILLVPEVVEKRADTVKFRFENAWLTEPMCKQLVIEGWEGGNDTDIQTKIKVCSEKLFQWGKEVTGSSVIKEIFWRQRSKQLWLHSGDKNSKYFHASASSRRRTNQIHRLKNGEGSWIDWNEGLAEHITEHYDHLFEATQTSW, from the exons ATGGAGAGGATTCGAAGTGCTCtaggctttgatggattattaGCTGTGGATTCTGTGGGGAAAAGTGGAGGGCTGACTTTTTTATGGAAGGTTAAAGATCAAGTTCAGTTGAGAAGTATGTCTCGAAATCACATCGATGTGGAGATTTCTGCAGATG GAGATTTAAACAATGTTCTGGGTCAACAGGATAAGCATGGAGGAGCTCCATATCCTAACTGGTTGGTTGAGGGGTTTAGGGAAGTTCTGATGGAAACAGGTCTTATAGATATGGAACTTACGGGACACCAATTTACGTGGGAAAGAGGTCGTGGAACTTCAGCTTGGATTGAAGTAAGGTTAGATAGGGCCTTGACAACAGCGGGGTGGCTTAATATTTTTCCTTTGGCTAAGCTTTATAATCTGGAAGGGGCCTCATCGGATCATAATCCTATTTTGTTAGTTCCTGAGGTTGTTGAAAAGCGGGCTGATACAGTAAAATTTCGGTTTGAGAACGCATGGTTAACGGAGCCGATGTGCAAGCAGCTTGTTATTGAAGGCTGGGAGGGGGGTAATGACACTGacatacaaactaaaattaaagtTTGTAGTGAAAAGCTATTTCAGTGGGGAAAAGAGGTGACTGGTAGTTCAGTGATC AAAGAAATTTTCTGGAGGCAGCGGTCAAAACAACTCTGGCTTCATTCAGGTGATAAAAATAGCAAGTATTTTCATGCTTCAGCATCTTCTAGAAGAAGGACAAATCAGATCCATCGTTTGAAGAATGGTGAAGGTAGTTGGATTGATTGGAATGAGGGTTTAGCTGAGCATATAACAGAACATTATGATCATTTGTTCGAAGCAACTCAAACAAGCTGGTAG
- the LOC141686502 gene encoding uncharacterized protein LOC141686502, with protein sequence MKVLRQGYYWPTMKEDATNFVRACDRCQRFANYSSMPATLLTPMVSPWPFAMWGIDLIGELPKAKGDVKYAVVAVDYFTKWVEAMPLTEAVNKIIKHTLKTKLEERKGNWPEELPKVMWSYNTTPRSTMGERSFMLTYGYEAMVPVEVGSGSLRRDCYRKEDVEVNQRLHLDLLEETRENSQLRLAAYQQRAARYYNKKMTSAQNKRRPYK encoded by the exons ATGAAAGTTTTGCGACAAGGGTATTATTGGCCTACGATGAAAGAGGATGCTACAAACTTTGTCAGGGCATGCGATCGCTGTCAACGTTTTGCAAATTACTCGTCTATGCCGGCAACGCTCTTGACGCCTATGGTAAGCCCATGGCCCTTCGCCATGTGGGGAATCGATCTTATCGGAGAATTACCTAAAGCTAAAGGGGACGTCAAGTATGCAGTGGTTGCGGTCGACTACTTTACTAAATGGGTGGAAGCTATGCCACTG ACAGAAGCtgttaacaaaataataaagcataccctcaaaACCAAACTAGAGGAACGCAAAGGaaattggcctgaagaactcccgaaggttatgtggtcatacaacactacACCACGATCTACTATGGGAGAAAGGTCGTTCATGCTGACTTACGGCTATgaagctatggtccccgtggaaGTTGGATCGGGATCGCTTCGCAGAGATTGTTACAGGAAAGAAGATGTtgaggttaatcaaaggcttcatttagATCTCTTAGAGGAGACGAGGGAAAATTCTCAGCTAAGGCTAGCAGCGTATCAGCAACGCGccgcaaggtattataacaagaag ATGACGAGTGCACAAAACAAGAGGCGCCCATACAAATGA